In Xylanibacter ruminicola 23, a single genomic region encodes these proteins:
- a CDS encoding SusC/RagA family TonB-linked outer membrane protein: MKDIGKSSLNNSWGMLQRLMFTVLFAVFAIGAFAQNKVTGTVVDVQGEPIIGASVVVKGTSNGTVTDFDGKFTVANAPAKGNLVISYVGYRSQTIALGGKSDIKITLEEDKQLLDEVVVVGYGVQRKSDVTGALTRVGEKELNARPVNNAFEALQGKAAGVDITTSERPGTVGSIAIRGQRSISAGKGPLYVVDGVPLQATSLDALNPRDIESIDILKDASSTAIYGSRGANGVVLVTTKRGQEGKMQVSYSGSLTFEKIVDKSPAMSASDYITWRRWAYYNMSPDKYTPGDQPTMEQDKNFFGGDDTALANVMKGWAGGTWDGSKVTDTDWTDMVTQTGLTQEHTLSARGGTKNIAGFVSFGYLRNEGTQKGQTFERYNFSASADVKGNKWFKTGGSFNASYGIQQYGYSKAYGTSSGPTDLYGAAKAILRYTLPYDENGDLITQPGGSTTNTYSIIDEWTKSTDERQNFRLLGSFYAQIDLGQIYEPLQGLMWKTQFGPEFRYYRNGNFLDASSISRAGGNNTVSRGDGHQLAWTLDNMLMYNRTFGEHTVGVTLLQSASKTKSESSSISEENVPIPSFLWNNLGAVDVTDTKYKVGIGSGTSGSQLASYMARVNYSYMDRYLLTASARWDGASVLAEGKKWDFFPSMALGWRMEQEEFLKNVSWLDQLKLRLGVGVTGNAAVSPYGTLGLINSYWMPFSTGNSQILVTNEPYYSNSQVQMPNKNLGWEKTTQWNLGIDFSFLKGRIGGTIDMYTSRTSDLILDMSIPSLSGYPSMKTNVGKTKNKGIELTLNTIPVLTKDFTWNSNLNLAWQKDEIVELANGKEDDVNNAWFIGQSIAVYYGYAANGIWQESDAAEMAKFNENGEKFTAGSVRPVDQNGDYKINADDRVILGNKNPRLTAGWSNTISWKGFELTLDLQGRFKYMVSTGGEGQLGMYQQREISYWTPSNTGAEWQKPVYSQAGGDPYSGLLGFKNASFIKIRNLSLGYNFDKKVLKSIGLNGLKLYVQGRNLGMLYSSIDFMDLDTGRTYFNRGVTAGVQVDF; the protein is encoded by the coding sequence ATGAAGGACATTGGTAAATCAAGTCTGAACAACAGCTGGGGCATGCTCCAGAGGTTGATGTTTACGGTTCTGTTCGCAGTGTTTGCTATTGGCGCATTCGCTCAGAACAAAGTAACCGGTACTGTCGTCGATGTACAGGGCGAGCCAATCATCGGCGCAAGTGTCGTTGTTAAGGGAACCAGCAATGGTACCGTTACCGATTTCGACGGTAAGTTCACTGTTGCTAACGCTCCCGCAAAAGGTAACCTCGTTATTAGTTATGTAGGTTATCGTTCACAGACTATTGCCCTTGGTGGTAAGAGCGACATTAAGATTACCCTCGAGGAGGATAAGCAGTTGCTCGACGAAGTGGTAGTAGTAGGTTATGGTGTTCAGCGTAAGAGCGATGTAACAGGTGCGCTCACACGTGTAGGCGAGAAAGAGCTGAACGCCCGTCCAGTAAACAATGCATTCGAGGCTTTGCAGGGTAAGGCTGCCGGTGTGGATATCACCACCAGCGAGCGCCCAGGTACCGTAGGTAGCATTGCTATCCGTGGTCAGCGTTCAATCTCTGCAGGTAAGGGTCCTCTCTACGTTGTTGATGGTGTGCCCCTTCAGGCAACCAGCCTCGACGCTCTGAACCCTCGTGATATCGAGAGCATCGACATTCTGAAGGATGCCTCTTCAACCGCTATCTATGGTAGCCGTGGTGCCAACGGTGTTGTTCTGGTAACAACCAAGCGTGGACAGGAAGGCAAGATGCAGGTTAGCTATAGCGGATCGCTCACTTTCGAGAAGATTGTAGATAAGAGTCCTGCTATGAGTGCCAGCGATTATATCACATGGCGCCGTTGGGCTTACTACAACATGAGCCCCGATAAGTACACTCCTGGCGATCAGCCAACCATGGAGCAGGATAAGAACTTCTTTGGTGGTGATGATACAGCTCTGGCCAACGTGATGAAAGGTTGGGCCGGTGGAACATGGGATGGTTCGAAGGTGACCGATACCGATTGGACCGACATGGTGACCCAGACCGGTCTTACTCAGGAGCACACTCTCAGTGCCCGTGGTGGTACCAAGAATATTGCCGGTTTCGTATCTTTCGGTTATCTGCGTAACGAGGGTACTCAGAAGGGTCAGACCTTTGAGCGTTACAACTTCTCGGCCAGTGCTGATGTAAAGGGTAACAAGTGGTTCAAGACCGGTGGTTCGTTCAATGCTTCGTATGGCATCCAGCAGTATGGTTACTCTAAGGCTTATGGTACCAGCTCAGGTCCTACCGATCTGTACGGTGCTGCCAAGGCTATCCTGCGTTACACCTTGCCTTACGACGAGAATGGCGACCTGATTACACAGCCTGGTGGTTCAACCACTAACACCTATTCTATTATTGATGAGTGGACCAAGAGTACCGATGAGCGTCAGAACTTCCGCTTGTTGGGTAGCTTCTATGCTCAGATTGACCTCGGTCAGATCTACGAGCCTCTGCAGGGTTTGATGTGGAAGACACAGTTCGGTCCTGAGTTCCGTTACTATCGTAATGGTAACTTCTTGGATGCCAGCTCTATCAGCCGTGCCGGGGGTAACAACACCGTTAGCCGTGGCGATGGTCATCAGCTGGCTTGGACACTGGATAACATGCTGATGTACAACCGTACATTCGGCGAGCATACTGTAGGTGTAACCCTGTTGCAGAGTGCTTCGAAGACTAAGTCGGAGAGCAGCAGCATCAGCGAGGAGAATGTGCCCATTCCTTCGTTCCTGTGGAACAACCTGGGTGCTGTAGATGTAACCGACACCAAGTATAAGGTAGGTATCGGTTCAGGTACTTCTGGCAGTCAGCTGGCTTCTTACATGGCTCGCGTTAACTACTCGTACATGGATCGTTATCTGCTCACAGCTTCAGCCCGTTGGGATGGTGCTTCGGTACTGGCCGAGGGTAAGAAGTGGGATTTCTTCCCATCAATGGCCTTAGGATGGCGCATGGAGCAGGAGGAGTTCCTGAAGAACGTATCATGGCTTGATCAGTTGAAGCTTCGTCTGGGTGTGGGTGTTACTGGTAACGCTGCCGTATCTCCTTACGGAACACTCGGTCTCATCAACTCTTACTGGATGCCATTCAGCACTGGTAACTCACAGATTCTGGTTACCAACGAGCCTTACTATTCTAACAGTCAGGTGCAGATGCCTAACAAGAACCTGGGTTGGGAGAAGACCACACAGTGGAACCTTGGTATCGACTTCAGCTTCCTGAAGGGCCGCATCGGTGGTACCATCGATATGTACACCTCTCGCACCAGCGATCTGATTCTTGATATGAGCATTCCTTCACTCTCTGGTTATCCTTCAATGAAGACCAACGTGGGTAAGACCAAGAACAAGGGTATTGAGCTTACTCTGAACACTATCCCTGTATTGACTAAGGACTTTACCTGGAACTCTAACCTGAACCTGGCTTGGCAGAAGGACGAGATTGTTGAGCTGGCCAATGGTAAGGAGGATGATGTAAATAATGCTTGGTTCATCGGTCAGTCAATCGCCGTTTACTACGGTTATGCTGCTAATGGTATCTGGCAGGAGAGCGACGCTGCCGAGATGGCTAAGTTCAACGAGAACGGCGAGAAGTTTACTGCTGGTAGCGTACGTCCTGTTGACCAGAACGGCGACTACAAGATTAATGCCGACGACCGTGTTATCCTGGGTAACAAGAACCCACGCCTCACCGCTGGTTGGAGCAACACCATCAGCTGGAAGGGCTTCGAGCTCACACTCGATCTGCAGGGTCGTTTCAAGTACATGGTTAGTACCGGTGGCGAGGGCCAGCTGGGTATGTATCAGCAGCGCGAAATCAGCTACTGGACACCAAGCAATACTGGCGCCGAGTGGCAGAAGCCTGTTTACAGCCAGGCTGGTGGTGACCCCTATTCTGGTCTGCTTGGATTCAAG
- a CDS encoding glycosyl hydrolase: MRKFLTIICVACCYASATFAQAWPQPKPEAKPGTRWWWLGSAVNQRDLQWNLQEYARAGIGAVEITPIYGVKGNDANNIAYLSPQWMQALQSVQDIARPLGIEVDMNCGTGWPFGGPHISLDQAACRAIIKDTIINGKHQYEVEIGHTKQKVKRAAPGGEGWVVDHFDRNAVAHYLDRFEQAFATSGVPYPHTFFNDSYEVYKADWTPTLFDEFQKRRGYDLRTKLPELLGKVDDGNQTLADYRETLSDMLLENFTQQWVAWAHKHGVKVRNQAHGSPANLLDLYAAVDIPEIEGFGLSEFGIKGLRTDPGKTRKNDSDVSMLKYASSAAHVMGKPFTSSETFTWLTEHFRTSLSQMKPDLDLMFTCGVNHVYFHGSCYTPQNAAWPGWKFYASVDMSPTNSIWRDAPFLMKYIERSQSFLQLGEPDNDFLVYLPVRDMWHQRDNNNTLLMQFDIHSMAKKAPQFIRSILTIDSLGYDCDYISDRQLAKVRMQDGMLVTEGGTRYKALIIPSGTTIDASLQAQINRLNAYVIRGEQAADMAKFAKAEQMKTTYGLRAIRRHTADGWHYFIVNLTPKDITGDVTLAVPFESATWFNPMNGDIQPAEVHNGQLHIALKSGESRILQTSNQPSTNITTTASGTEEITLQGPWVLSFTDESPRVEGTFKLNKLQTWETLSDSAAVTMGTGVYTTSIKLSAQQAKQHWQIDLGDVRESARVYINSQFVGCAWAVPFILDCGNTLHKGKNEIRIEVTNLPANRIAELDRKGVQWRKFNEINVVDINYKNTTYADWKPVPSGLNTTVKLVR, translated from the coding sequence ATGAGGAAATTCTTAACCATAATATGTGTGGCGTGCTGCTATGCCTCGGCAACCTTTGCCCAGGCATGGCCACAGCCCAAACCAGAAGCTAAACCCGGCACCCGTTGGTGGTGGCTGGGTTCAGCTGTTAATCAGCGCGACCTGCAGTGGAACCTCCAGGAGTATGCCCGTGCAGGCATAGGCGCTGTTGAGATAACGCCTATCTATGGCGTAAAAGGTAACGATGCCAACAACATCGCTTACCTCTCACCCCAATGGATGCAGGCCCTGCAATCGGTTCAAGACATCGCCCGTCCGTTAGGCATCGAGGTGGATATGAACTGCGGTACCGGCTGGCCCTTTGGCGGTCCGCACATCTCGTTAGATCAGGCTGCTTGTCGTGCGATTATCAAGGATACCATTATTAATGGCAAGCACCAGTATGAGGTTGAGATTGGACACACCAAGCAGAAGGTAAAACGTGCCGCTCCTGGTGGCGAAGGCTGGGTGGTGGATCATTTCGACCGCAACGCCGTAGCACACTACCTGGATCGTTTTGAACAGGCATTTGCAACATCGGGCGTACCTTACCCTCACACGTTCTTTAACGACAGCTACGAGGTGTACAAGGCCGATTGGACGCCCACCCTGTTCGATGAGTTCCAGAAACGTCGTGGATACGACCTGCGTACTAAACTGCCCGAACTGTTAGGCAAGGTAGATGATGGCAACCAGACGTTGGCCGATTATCGCGAAACACTCAGCGATATGCTGCTCGAGAACTTCACCCAGCAGTGGGTGGCATGGGCACACAAGCATGGTGTAAAGGTGCGCAACCAGGCTCATGGCTCACCTGCCAACCTGCTCGATCTTTATGCCGCTGTAGATATTCCAGAGATCGAAGGGTTCGGTCTTTCAGAGTTCGGCATTAAGGGCTTGCGCACCGATCCTGGCAAAACCCGTAAGAATGATAGCGACGTGTCGATGCTCAAGTATGCATCGTCGGCTGCTCATGTCATGGGCAAGCCCTTCACATCCAGCGAAACGTTTACCTGGCTCACCGAGCATTTCCGTACCTCGCTCTCACAGATGAAGCCCGATCTCGACCTGATGTTCACCTGTGGTGTAAACCACGTGTACTTCCATGGTTCGTGCTACACCCCACAGAACGCTGCCTGGCCTGGTTGGAAGTTCTATGCATCGGTTGATATGAGTCCTACCAACTCTATCTGGCGCGATGCCCCTTTCCTGATGAAGTACATCGAGCGTAGCCAGAGTTTCCTGCAGTTGGGCGAGCCTGACAACGATTTTCTGGTATATCTGCCCGTACGCGACATGTGGCACCAGCGTGATAACAACAACACGCTACTCATGCAGTTCGACATCCACTCGATGGCCAAGAAAGCGCCTCAGTTTATCCGCAGCATCCTGACGATTGACAGCTTAGGTTACGACTGCGATTACATCAGCGATCGTCAGTTGGCTAAGGTACGCATGCAGGATGGCATGCTTGTAACCGAGGGTGGCACCCGCTACAAGGCGCTTATCATCCCCAGCGGCACCACCATCGATGCGTCGCTGCAAGCACAGATCAACCGCTTGAACGCCTATGTGATTCGTGGCGAACAGGCTGCCGATATGGCCAAGTTTGCCAAAGCCGAACAGATGAAGACCACCTACGGCTTGCGCGCCATCCGTCGCCATACAGCCGATGGTTGGCACTACTTCATCGTAAACCTCACACCCAAGGATATTACAGGCGATGTAACCCTGGCAGTACCTTTCGAGAGTGCTACCTGGTTCAACCCCATGAACGGTGATATTCAGCCTGCCGAAGTACATAACGGACAGCTGCACATCGCCCTCAAATCAGGCGAAAGCCGCATCCTACAGACGTCAAATCAACCTTCAACAAATATTACTACAACTGCATCCGGGACCGAGGAGATAACTCTCCAAGGTCCATGGGTGCTTTCATTCACCGACGAAAGTCCACGTGTTGAAGGCACGTTCAAACTGAACAAGCTCCAGACGTGGGAGACACTGAGCGACAGTGCTGCCGTTACCATGGGTACAGGTGTTTACACCACCAGCATCAAGCTTTCGGCCCAACAAGCTAAGCAGCACTGGCAGATTGACTTAGGCGACGTACGCGAGAGTGCCCGTGTGTATATCAACAGTCAGTTTGTAGGTTGTGCCTGGGCCGTACCATTCATTCTGGATTGCGGCAACACTCTGCACAAGGGCAAGAACGAGATACGTATCGAGGTTACCAACCTGCCTGCCAACCGCATTGCCGAGCTTGACAGAAAAGGCGTACAGTGGCGCAAATTCAACGAGATTAACGTGGTGGATATCAACTATAAGAACACCACCTACGCCGATTGGAAACCCGTTCCAAGTGGACTAAATACAACCGTTAAACTGGTTCGTTAA
- a CDS encoding glycoside hydrolase family 2 TIM barrel-domain containing protein — protein sequence MNTNRITALVLPLCMATSMWAQPRTVQSLNLGWEFARDSLFTNAHQVDVPHDFQIEQPWVAPSADERGDNTDVAANIKSRLSARGFKEMGAGWYKKTLNIKRLNIKDARRLLLDFEGIMYVGDVWLNGVHIGGTDYGYVGFEIDVTKLWRYGEDNEIIVKAHTMTEKNSRWYTGGGLFRNVSLIDTPADLYFERHPLYITTRDNKYVNIAADFTNRTKNRQTVMKVSIYDPQGKLVTEQTAKRGGNPQTRTLTIQAPEMEIPNAQLWDTEHPALYKVVCQLLYADDTVADEVSEQFGIRTIEYGPDFGLKLNGKKVLLKGYANHHTLGALGAAAYPRAIEKRLQLMKQFGINHIRTSHNPYSRDFIRLCDKYGILVVDELYDKWTQQHTGGRVPFMNHWAQDVTEWIKRDRNSPSVIMWSLGNELQQDPNLPFNDFGVTCYQMMRPVVNRYDSTRKVTVAMHPRYRNWETDSLPCDLAMHTDIQAYNYRYMYFPGDGRRFPWMTFYQSEASINKMGPNWFEMDLNKVIGLAYWGAIDYLGESQGWPAKGWAQGVFDIALEPKPKAYFLKSYLTDTPMVHIAIIEDTDAGIEWNGIQTGNDIQSENWNRIAGTKVNLFTYTNGDEVELLLNGKSLGKQANSTDAEKRNRILWKAIPYQAGKLEAVAYKNGKVIARHAIETTGKAVKLQAIPDNTNWQADGEDLQHVRIIAVDSRGRRVSDASNELQFEVEGDARIVAVTNGDIESDELNVTNHRRLWHGSAMVILRAGSQPSKVTLKTTSDNFKTVVNKFETK from the coding sequence ATGAATACAAATCGTATCACCGCATTGGTTTTACCGCTATGCATGGCAACGAGCATGTGGGCACAACCTAGAACAGTGCAATCGCTGAACCTGGGTTGGGAGTTTGCACGCGACTCGTTGTTTACTAACGCGCACCAGGTTGACGTGCCTCACGACTTTCAGATAGAACAGCCATGGGTTGCTCCAAGTGCCGACGAACGTGGCGACAACACCGATGTGGCTGCCAACATAAAAAGCCGTCTGTCGGCCAGAGGTTTTAAAGAGATGGGTGCAGGCTGGTACAAAAAGACATTAAACATTAAACGATTAAACATTAAAGATGCCCGTCGTTTATTGCTCGACTTCGAAGGCATTATGTACGTAGGCGATGTATGGTTGAACGGTGTGCATATCGGTGGCACCGATTATGGCTACGTGGGTTTTGAAATCGATGTAACCAAACTATGGCGCTATGGCGAGGACAATGAGATTATCGTCAAGGCACATACCATGACCGAAAAGAACTCACGCTGGTACACAGGTGGCGGTTTGTTCCGCAACGTATCGCTCATCGACACACCTGCCGATTTGTATTTCGAGCGCCATCCGCTCTACATCACTACGCGCGATAATAAATATGTAAATATAGCAGCCGATTTTACAAATCGCACCAAGAACCGTCAAACAGTTATGAAGGTAAGTATTTACGACCCTCAGGGAAAACTGGTAACAGAACAGACGGCTAAACGTGGCGGCAACCCACAAACACGTACACTCACGATACAGGCACCCGAGATGGAGATACCCAATGCGCAGCTTTGGGACACAGAGCACCCCGCCTTATATAAAGTGGTGTGCCAGTTGCTGTATGCTGATGATACCGTGGCCGATGAAGTAAGCGAGCAATTCGGTATCCGCACCATTGAGTACGGTCCCGACTTCGGCTTGAAACTCAACGGTAAGAAAGTGCTGCTCAAAGGCTATGCCAACCACCACACCTTAGGCGCCTTAGGTGCAGCTGCCTATCCCCGCGCCATCGAGAAGCGTCTGCAACTCATGAAGCAGTTCGGCATCAACCACATACGTACCTCGCACAATCCATACAGTCGCGATTTTATCCGCCTATGCGATAAATACGGCATACTGGTTGTTGATGAGCTTTACGATAAGTGGACCCAGCAGCACACTGGCGGACGCGTGCCGTTTATGAACCACTGGGCACAGGATGTTACCGAGTGGATTAAGCGCGACCGCAACTCACCATCGGTGATTATGTGGAGCTTAGGCAACGAGCTACAGCAAGATCCAAACCTGCCGTTTAACGACTTTGGTGTTACCTGCTACCAGATGATGCGCCCCGTAGTGAACCGCTACGACTCTACCCGCAAGGTTACCGTAGCCATGCACCCGCGCTACCGCAACTGGGAGACCGACTCGCTGCCCTGCGACTTGGCCATGCACACCGATATACAGGCCTATAATTATAGGTACATGTACTTCCCTGGCGATGGTCGCCGTTTTCCATGGATGACTTTCTACCAGAGCGAGGCCAGCATCAACAAGATGGGCCCGAACTGGTTTGAGATGGACCTGAACAAGGTTATCGGTCTGGCCTACTGGGGTGCTATCGATTACTTAGGCGAGAGTCAGGGCTGGCCAGCCAAAGGTTGGGCACAGGGTGTGTTCGACATCGCGTTAGAGCCCAAGCCCAAAGCCTACTTTTTGAAGAGTTATCTGACCGACACCCCCATGGTACATATAGCCATTATCGAGGATACTGATGCCGGCATAGAGTGGAACGGCATACAGACAGGTAACGATATCCAGTCGGAAAACTGGAACCGCATCGCTGGCACAAAAGTAAATCTGTTTACTTACACCAATGGCGATGAGGTAGAACTGCTACTGAATGGCAAAAGCCTTGGTAAGCAGGCCAACTCTACCGATGCCGAAAAGCGCAACCGCATTTTGTGGAAAGCCATCCCCTATCAGGCAGGCAAGTTAGAAGCCGTGGCCTACAAAAACGGTAAGGTGATAGCCCGCCATGCTATCGAAACCACTGGTAAGGCTGTTAAGCTGCAGGCTATTCCCGATAACACCAACTGGCAGGCAGATGGCGAGGATCTGCAGCATGTGCGCATCATCGCCGTAGATAGCAGAGGTCGCCGTGTATCCGATGCCAGCAACGAACTGCAGTTCGAGGTTGAAGGCGATGCCCGTATTGTGGCTGTAACCAATGGCGATATTGAGAGCGACGAACTGAACGTAACCAATCACCGTCGCCTGTGGCATGGTTCGGCTATGGTTATCCTGCGTGCAGGCAGCCAGCCATCAAAAGTAACGCTAAAGACTACATCCGACAACTTTAAAACCGTTGTCAACAAGTTTGAAACTAAATAA
- a CDS encoding glycoside hydrolase family 105 protein, protein MKKTIIALVALVGLTTTATAQNNVLESAQKTNNYFMMKYSDPTLPTNVKKVRPSSLWTRAVYYEGLMALNAIDPQQRYIDYAMTWADFHKWTPRNGVNTLDADDQCCGQTYVELAALKGGDQKALLANVIANLDHQMVTPNSKKQTSTPKAKTNVNSLYGWWTWIDAIQMAMPLYMQIANVTGEQKYRDHAMQMYRWTRNECGGGLFNTKDGLWWRDADYVPPYKEKDGKDCYWSRGNGWVYAAIVRCMNQLSPKSKEYKELKKDFLLMSKGLLSCQHEDGFWHASLVSDADYPTPEMTGTALFLYGMAWGIQQGLLKAKTYRPACDKAWQALASCVHNDGFLGWNQGTGKEPSAGQPVTFDSVPDFEDYGTGCFLLGASEYYKLTR, encoded by the coding sequence ATGAAGAAAACTATTATCGCACTCGTAGCACTCGTGGGACTCACCACCACAGCTACCGCACAGAACAATGTGTTAGAATCAGCACAGAAAACAAACAACTACTTCATGATGAAGTATAGTGACCCTACCCTTCCCACCAACGTGAAGAAGGTGCGCCCCTCGTCGCTTTGGACACGTGCCGTGTACTACGAGGGACTGATGGCCCTGAATGCCATCGACCCACAGCAGCGTTACATCGATTACGCCATGACCTGGGCCGACTTCCACAAGTGGACACCACGCAACGGCGTGAACACCCTTGATGCCGACGACCAGTGCTGCGGACAGACCTACGTTGAACTGGCAGCTTTGAAAGGTGGCGATCAGAAAGCACTCTTAGCTAACGTCATAGCCAATCTGGATCACCAGATGGTTACCCCAAACTCAAAGAAGCAAACCTCTACGCCCAAGGCCAAGACCAACGTGAACTCGTTGTACGGCTGGTGGACCTGGATTGATGCCATACAGATGGCTATGCCACTCTACATGCAGATTGCAAACGTTACTGGCGAACAGAAATATCGCGACCACGCCATGCAGATGTACCGCTGGACTCGTAACGAGTGTGGTGGTGGTTTGTTCAACACCAAAGACGGTTTGTGGTGGCGCGATGCCGACTACGTACCACCTTACAAGGAAAAGGATGGTAAGGACTGCTACTGGAGCCGTGGTAACGGTTGGGTGTATGCCGCCATCGTACGCTGCATGAACCAGTTGAGTCCTAAGAGTAAAGAATATAAGGAACTGAAGAAGGACTTCCTGCTGATGAGCAAGGGCTTGCTCAGCTGTCAGCACGAAGATGGTTTCTGGCATGCCAGCTTGGTAAGCGATGCCGACTACCCTACCCCCGAGATGACAGGTACCGCCCTGTTCCTCTATGGTATGGCATGGGGGATTCAGCAGGGGTTGCTCAAAGCCAAGACCTATCGCCCTGCATGCGACAAAGCCTGGCAGGCACTCGCATCATGCGTACATAACGATGGATTCTTAGGATGGAACCAGGGCACAGGAAAGGAACCCTCAGCCGGACAACCTGTTACCTTCGACAGCGTACCCGACTTTGAAGACTATGGCACAGGCTGTTTCCTGCTTGGCGCTTCTGAGTATTACAAACTTACCAGATAA
- a CDS encoding rhamnogalacturonan acetylesterase yields the protein MKRLMILTVAVAASLCVQAQTIDTLLYKESVSPIDFSVRVPDGNYRVTVTLGSKKRAAQTVVRAESRRHYTDVVSTRRGKYQTVSFVVNKHEPRINATTSVKLKPRELSYKNWDDALNLQFCGPAPAVQRITITPDTTATTVFLCGNSTVVDQEQEPWASWGQMITRWFDDRVVIANYAESGLSATTFLAQLRLDKILTQLRKGDYVICEFGHNDEKEKKAGDGAWYSYSRNLKIFVDRVRAKGGNIIFVTPTARRFFEADQKTLRNTHGDYPEAMRTVARRENVPVIELNGMTTTLYETLGYEGSKKALVHYPANTFANQPEALADNTHFNPYGAWQVAKCIVMGLKQMHSPLVEHLRTDWQDYNPNQPDDPDTFVWYPSGNTNLTKPDGN from the coding sequence ATGAAAAGACTAATGATTCTAACTGTGGCCGTAGCTGCCAGTCTGTGTGTACAGGCGCAGACCATCGACACCTTATTATATAAAGAGAGTGTCAGTCCCATCGATTTCTCGGTCCGGGTGCCCGATGGTAATTATCGTGTTACCGTAACGCTCGGTTCAAAGAAGCGTGCTGCCCAGACGGTGGTACGTGCTGAGAGTCGTAGGCATTACACCGATGTTGTCAGCACCAGGAGAGGTAAATACCAAACCGTAAGTTTTGTGGTAAACAAGCACGAGCCTCGGATAAATGCTACCACCAGCGTGAAGCTGAAACCCCGCGAGCTGAGTTACAAAAACTGGGATGATGCCCTGAACCTGCAGTTCTGCGGACCAGCACCAGCTGTGCAGCGCATCACCATCACCCCCGATACCACAGCCACTACGGTATTTCTGTGTGGCAACAGCACGGTGGTGGATCAGGAGCAGGAGCCTTGGGCTTCGTGGGGACAGATGATTACACGTTGGTTCGACGATAGGGTGGTGATAGCCAACTATGCCGAAAGCGGACTCTCGGCAACTACCTTCTTGGCACAGCTGCGTTTGGATAAGATTCTTACCCAACTGCGAAAGGGCGACTATGTGATTTGTGAGTTCGGTCATAACGACGAGAAGGAGAAGAAAGCTGGCGATGGTGCCTGGTACAGCTACTCACGCAATCTGAAGATATTTGTGGACCGCGTACGTGCCAAAGGTGGTAACATCATCTTTGTGACACCTACAGCACGCAGGTTCTTCGAGGCCGACCAGAAAACACTGCGTAACACCCATGGCGACTATCCTGAGGCTATGCGTACCGTGGCTCGCAGAGAGAATGTGCCTGTGATTGAACTGAATGGTATGACTACCACCCTGTACGAAACTTTAGGTTACGAGGGCTCAAAGAAGGCGCTGGTACACTATCCTGCTAATACCTTTGCTAATCAGCCCGAAGCACTGGCCGATAACACCCATTTTAATCCTTACGGTGCGTGGCAGGTGGCCAAGTGTATCGTGATGGGGCTGAAACAGATGCACTCGCCATTGGTAGAGCACTTGCGTACAGATTGGCAGGATTACAATCCTAATCAGCCTGATGATCCCGATACGTTTGTATGGTATCCTTCGGGAAATACCAATCTAACCAAGCCCGATGGCAATTAA